Proteins encoded together in one bacterium window:
- a CDS encoding T9SS type A sorting domain-containing protein, translating to MYRFRLLTLTAAFLLLLSAAGRAQSDSVDVFFYYKSTGNPTTVFLPGEFNNWGPNSGGSISANAPSRMTFNAATGQWEKTVRLRVGGPVSGRVPGAYQYKFNENGVSSGWRPDPLNPRQNPSDNNNSILYTKSPTIHYLLPNSVSSVVKAQLPRITAYLFPSRQQAIDLASLRLEIDGTAYTNLESFYDPNTKLLSFTPATPLSNGRHTLKLAVRNAAGSLSADSTTFEVQGDPVQILTQPATTRKPSWRVRGEVYKSDGELDNTLTSGVLRQNDLTWRVRVNAGKFDTTLALLEGDNSFRFEATPGGVTQVSSPVLIKRVVDHDPVAVITFDTSRTELRLQGFQSVDPDPGQAALLQFTWQEDADNPAPLGANGQSGAVVTVARPVLAGEYFFTLTARDPDGNQDWSRQFVTVAPSGVITLNTVRNNPAWVREARIYIMFFKGLTSAGTIKAARPFLERIKALGFSVLWILPVMDNAFTIDNRYGIGYNIVDFYNVAPEYGSNQDFKDFIAHAHELGLKVILDFTPNHSSRFHPFAEHARLHGIDSPYWPFYQHSNIPHNTNGLGQSADAFGFYYYSGFSEQLLNWDWTDIDARTYMLEVMQHWLLEFGLDGYRLDVYWGPHRRYGEAFFDRPVRAALKKIKPDILLLGEDDGTGAGTEVIYADRDGGVDAAYDFKLYFNQIRNFGFSATAVTNLHNDLINGEFYPGTNSHYFRFMETQDEDRITYRYDSFEKTLPMASVLFTAPGIPGIMQGQEVGYGKGISGDKEDRVRRVVDFNFSGRALLLPHYQKIVQIRAQFPAFRQHKQDTNRDFNVNASDEPDFIRVNTSDGLVYAFVRPYPDHNGLTVVNFAASEKSVTLDLTGANLLEFTGGLAGDQTYFLNNLYSDTHQTATGAALGAVAVTLPAYGSAIFVISQERERLQLPPITSVAENPSRGLPQVFAVQQNFPNPFNPTTKIVYDLPQPERVIIRIFDVLGREVATLFDGLQLAGTHTLLWQGKDAAGRRASTGIYLLRVEAGEEVAVRKMLLAK from the coding sequence ATGTACCGTTTTCGTTTGCTGACCCTGACCGCCGCCTTCCTGCTGTTGCTGTCGGCCGCCGGCCGCGCCCAATCCGACAGCGTTGATGTCTTCTTCTACTACAAATCCACCGGCAATCCCACCACGGTTTTTCTTCCCGGTGAATTCAACAACTGGGGCCCTAACAGCGGCGGCAGCATCTCAGCCAACGCGCCCTCCCGCATGACTTTCAACGCCGCCACCGGCCAGTGGGAAAAAACCGTGCGCTTGCGCGTGGGCGGACCGGTGAGCGGCCGCGTGCCGGGCGCCTATCAATACAAATTCAACGAGAACGGCGTCAGCTCGGGATGGCGGCCGGACCCGCTCAACCCGCGGCAAAATCCTTCCGACAACAACAACTCGATTCTCTATACCAAGAGCCCGACGATTCACTACCTCCTGCCCAATTCGGTTTCCAGCGTGGTCAAGGCGCAACTGCCGCGCATCACGGCGTACCTCTTCCCCTCGCGCCAGCAGGCCATCGATCTCGCCAGCCTGCGCCTGGAGATTGACGGCACGGCTTACACCAATCTCGAATCCTTCTACGATCCCAACACCAAGCTGCTGAGTTTCACACCGGCCACGCCGCTCAGCAACGGCCGGCATACGCTGAAACTCGCGGTGCGCAATGCCGCCGGCAGCCTCTCGGCCGACAGCACGACTTTCGAGGTGCAGGGCGATCCGGTGCAGATTCTCACGCAGCCGGCGACCACCCGCAAACCAAGCTGGCGCGTGCGCGGCGAAGTCTACAAATCCGATGGCGAACTCGACAACACTCTGACCAGCGGCGTGTTGCGGCAGAATGACCTCACCTGGCGCGTGCGCGTGAACGCCGGCAAATTCGACACCACCCTGGCGTTGCTGGAAGGAGATAACAGCTTCCGCTTCGAGGCCACGCCGGGCGGTGTTACCCAAGTCTCAAGCCCGGTGTTGATCAAACGCGTAGTCGATCACGATCCCGTGGCGGTGATCACCTTTGACACCAGCCGGACCGAGCTGCGGCTGCAAGGTTTTCAAAGCGTGGATCCTGACCCTGGCCAGGCCGCACTGCTGCAATTCACCTGGCAGGAAGATGCCGACAATCCGGCGCCGCTCGGCGCCAACGGCCAAAGCGGCGCAGTGGTGACCGTGGCCCGGCCGGTGCTGGCGGGCGAATACTTTTTCACACTCACGGCGCGCGACCCGGACGGCAACCAGGATTGGAGCCGGCAGTTCGTCACGGTGGCGCCCTCCGGCGTGATCACACTGAACACGGTGCGCAACAACCCCGCCTGGGTGCGTGAGGCCCGCATTTACATCATGTTCTTCAAAGGCCTCACTTCCGCCGGCACGATCAAGGCGGCCCGGCCGTTTCTCGAAAGGATCAAAGCCCTGGGTTTCAGCGTGCTCTGGATTCTGCCGGTGATGGACAATGCCTTCACCATCGACAATCGCTACGGCATCGGCTACAACATCGTGGACTTTTACAACGTCGCGCCGGAATACGGCAGCAATCAAGATTTCAAAGACTTCATTGCCCACGCGCACGAGCTGGGCCTGAAAGTCATTCTCGATTTCACGCCCAATCACAGCAGCCGCTTTCATCCCTTTGCCGAGCATGCGCGGCTGCACGGCATTGATTCCCCCTACTGGCCGTTCTATCAGCACAGCAACATTCCGCACAACACCAACGGCCTGGGGCAGTCGGCTGATGCCTTCGGCTTCTACTACTACAGCGGTTTCAGCGAGCAGTTGTTGAATTGGGATTGGACCGACATCGATGCGCGCACCTACATGCTCGAAGTGATGCAGCACTGGCTGCTGGAATTCGGGCTGGATGGCTACCGCCTGGATGTTTACTGGGGTCCGCATCGCCGCTACGGGGAAGCCTTTTTCGACCGGCCGGTGCGCGCCGCGCTCAAGAAAATCAAACCGGATATTCTGCTGCTCGGTGAAGACGACGGCACCGGCGCGGGCACCGAAGTGATTTACGCCGATCGCGACGGCGGTGTGGACGCGGCTTATGACTTCAAGCTCTATTTCAACCAAATCCGCAATTTCGGCTTTAGCGCCACCGCCGTCACCAATCTGCACAATGACCTGATCAACGGCGAGTTCTATCCCGGCACCAACTCCCACTATTTCCGTTTCATGGAAACGCAGGACGAGGATCGCATCACCTACCGTTACGATTCCTTCGAGAAAACCCTGCCGATGGCGAGCGTGCTGTTCACCGCGCCCGGCATCCCCGGCATCATGCAGGGCCAGGAAGTGGGCTACGGCAAGGGCATCTCGGGCGACAAGGAAGATCGCGTGCGGCGCGTGGTGGATTTCAACTTCAGCGGCCGCGCCCTGCTGCTGCCGCACTATCAAAAGATCGTGCAAATCCGCGCGCAATTCCCCGCCTTTCGCCAGCACAAGCAGGACACCAACCGCGATTTCAACGTCAACGCCAGTGACGAACCTGACTTCATTCGCGTGAACACCAGCGACGGCCTGGTGTATGCCTTCGTGCGGCCCTATCCCGACCACAACGGCCTCACCGTGGTCAACTTCGCCGCCTCGGAAAAGTCCGTGACCCTGGATTTGACCGGCGCCAATCTGCTCGAGTTCACCGGCGGGCTGGCTGGCGATCAAACCTATTTTCTGAACAATCTCTACAGCGACACCCATCAAACTGCGACGGGCGCGGCCCTGGGCGCCGTGGCCGTCACGCTGCCGGCTTATGGCTCGGCGATTTTCGTGATCTCCCAAGAACGGGAGCGGCTGCAGTTGCCGCCGATTACCTCGGTGGCGGAGAATCCCAGCCGCGGTCTGCCGCAGGTGTTTGCCGTGCAGCAGAATTTTCCCAATCCCTTCAATCCCACGACGAAGATCGTTTATGATCTGCCGCAGCCCGAGCGCGTGATCATCCGCATTTTCGATGTGCTGGGCCGCGAAGTCGCGACGCTGTTTGACGGCTTGCAGCTGGCCGGCACGCACACGCTGCTGTGGCAGGGCAAGGATGCCGCCGGCCGCCGGGCAAGCACCGGCATTTATCTGCTGCGCGTGGAAGCCGGCGAGGAAGTGGCGGTGCGGAAGATGTTGCTGGCGAAATAA
- a CDS encoding class II aldolase/adducin family protein translates to MDEESRYRYRLCEIGKRIYARGFVAANDGNLSVRLSSGAILATPTGVSKGLMSPENMVLVDLQGRLLSSGKPSSELPMHLFVYRERPEVNAVVHAHPVYATGFASAGLSLESCVAAEIIATLGSIPLAEYGTPSTAELPESLRPLIHRSDAILLANHGVVTVGRELDEAYDRLERVEHYAHIVFVARQLGGERLLPREQVEKLFALRGKYGQTGLNPGCATCEGECLEGTCPNYAEKFDAGGTDHFGMVVDRVLARLRH, encoded by the coding sequence ATGGATGAAGAGAGCAGATACCGGTATCGTCTCTGTGAAATCGGGAAGCGAATCTATGCGCGGGGTTTCGTTGCCGCCAATGACGGCAATCTCAGCGTGCGGTTGTCCAGCGGGGCAATCCTTGCCACGCCCACCGGCGTCAGCAAGGGCCTGATGTCGCCGGAAAACATGGTGTTGGTTGATTTACAGGGCCGGCTCTTGAGCAGTGGCAAGCCTTCCAGCGAGCTGCCCATGCATTTGTTTGTTTACCGTGAACGGCCGGAGGTAAATGCCGTCGTGCATGCCCATCCGGTTTACGCCACCGGTTTTGCCTCTGCCGGCCTTTCGCTGGAATCCTGCGTTGCGGCGGAGATCATTGCGACGCTGGGTTCGATCCCGCTGGCGGAATACGGCACGCCCTCCACCGCGGAGCTGCCGGAATCTCTGCGGCCGCTGATTCACCGGAGCGATGCCATTCTGCTGGCCAATCACGGCGTGGTGACGGTGGGAAGGGAACTGGACGAGGCCTATGACCGGCTCGAGCGGGTGGAGCACTATGCGCACATTGTGTTTGTGGCCCGGCAGCTTGGCGGTGAGCGGCTGCTGCCGCGGGAACAGGTCGAGAAGCTCTTCGCATTGCGCGGAAAGTACGGACAAACCGGCCTCAATCCCGGCTGCGCCACGTGTGAAGGCGAGTGCCTCGAGGGCACCTGCCCGAACTATGCGGAGAAATTCGATGCCGGCGGCACGGATCACTTCGGCATGGTAGTCGATCGCGTGCTGGCGCGCTTGCGCCACTGA
- a CDS encoding MGMT family protein: MPKPNLASFTARVKQLLKKIPRGKVATYGQIAALAGMPRAARQVAWILHASAEKERLPWHRVINRNGMISLPRLQGYELQRELLRREGVAFGLRDVIDLERFQWRPQPARSRR; the protein is encoded by the coding sequence ATGCCGAAACCCAACCTCGCCTCATTCACCGCGCGCGTGAAGCAATTGCTCAAAAAAATTCCGCGCGGCAAAGTGGCCACCTACGGCCAAATCGCTGCGCTCGCCGGCATGCCGCGTGCGGCCCGCCAAGTCGCGTGGATTTTGCACGCCTCCGCAGAAAAAGAACGGCTGCCGTGGCATCGCGTCATCAACCGCAACGGCATGATTTCGCTGCCGCGCCTGCAGGGTTACGAACTGCAGCGCGAGCTGCTGCGCCGCGAAGGCGTCGCGTTCGGTCTGCGCGACGTCATCGACCTCGAACGCTTTCAATGGCGGCCGCAGCCGGCCCGATCACGCCGGTGA
- the moeB gene encoding molybdopterin-synthase adenylyltransferase MoeB, whose product MKNGAPVTFDREEIQRYSRHLILPEVAMAGQKKLKAASVLLIGTGGLGSPLAMYLAAAGVGRLGLVDFDVVDASNLQRQVIHSTAYVGRPKLESAKNFIAGINPHVQVETYETRFSAENALAIARDYDVIIDGTDNFPTRYLVNDVCVLLRKPNVYGSIFRFEGQASVFWAEQGPCYRCLYPEPPPPGLVPSCAEGGVLGVLPGIIGTIQANEALKLILGAGEPLVGRLLLFDALAMRFREMKLRKDPDCPVCGVAPTITALIDYEQFCGMPVVSDERGGSHSFDISATELARKLQTEAIYLLDVREPYEFEICALPGAHLVPLAQLPERLAEIDGSRPIVAYCRTGKRSAQAVTLLHQAGYPSAKNLAGGLHAWSEEVDATVPKY is encoded by the coding sequence ATGAAGAACGGAGCACCGGTTACCTTTGACCGCGAAGAGATTCAACGCTACAGCCGGCATTTGATTCTGCCGGAAGTGGCGATGGCCGGGCAAAAGAAACTCAAGGCCGCCAGTGTGCTGCTCATCGGCACCGGCGGCTTGGGTTCGCCGCTGGCGATGTATTTGGCCGCCGCGGGCGTCGGCCGGCTGGGCCTGGTGGATTTCGACGTGGTGGATGCCTCGAATCTGCAGCGCCAGGTGATTCATTCCACCGCCTATGTCGGCCGGCCCAAATTGGAGAGCGCGAAAAACTTCATCGCCGGCATCAATCCGCACGTGCAGGTGGAAACTTATGAAACCCGCTTCAGCGCGGAAAATGCGCTGGCTATTGCCCGCGATTATGATGTTATTATCGACGGCACCGACAATTTTCCCACCCGCTATCTGGTGAATGATGTATGCGTGCTGCTGCGGAAGCCGAATGTTTACGGCAGTATCTTCCGCTTCGAGGGCCAGGCCAGCGTGTTCTGGGCGGAGCAGGGGCCCTGCTACCGCTGCCTCTATCCCGAACCGCCGCCGCCGGGTCTGGTGCCGAGTTGCGCGGAAGGCGGCGTGTTGGGCGTGTTGCCGGGCATCATCGGAACGATTCAGGCGAATGAAGCCCTCAAGCTCATTCTCGGCGCCGGCGAGCCGCTGGTGGGCCGCCTGCTGCTTTTCGATGCGCTGGCGATGCGCTTTCGCGAGATGAAGCTGCGCAAAGATCCTGATTGCCCGGTGTGCGGCGTGGCGCCCACCATCACCGCGTTGATCGACTACGAGCAATTCTGCGGCATGCCGGTGGTGAGCGATGAACGCGGCGGCAGCCACAGCTTTGACATTTCCGCCACCGAGCTGGCGCGCAAGCTGCAGACGGAAGCCATTTATTTGCTCGACGTGCGCGAGCCATATGAATTCGAGATCTGCGCGCTGCCCGGCGCTCACCTCGTGCCGCTGGCGCAGTTGCCCGAGCGTCTCGCGGAGATCGACGGCAGCCGGCCGATCGTGGCGTACTGCCGCACCGGCAAGCGCAGCGCGCAAGCCGTGACGCTGTTGCATCAGGCCGGCTATCCCTCCGCGAAAAATCTGGCCGGCGGCCTTCACGCCTGGTCGGAGGAAGTGGATGCCACCGTGCCGAAGTATTGA
- a CDS encoding MoaD/ThiS family protein, whose protein sequence is MAYVVIPSALRGLTQQQSRFEVTGNTVGEVLAHLTQRYPDLRRHLLSEQGQLRKFVNVFVGEEDIRHLQQEATPVADSDEISIVPAVAGGEA, encoded by the coding sequence ATGGCATACGTCGTCATTCCCTCCGCACTGCGCGGATTGACCCAACAACAATCCCGCTTTGAAGTCACCGGCAACACCGTTGGTGAAGTGCTCGCTCATCTCACCCAACGTTACCCGGATTTGCGGCGCCACTTGCTCAGTGAGCAGGGCCAACTGCGCAAGTTCGTCAACGTCTTTGTCGGTGAGGAAGACATTCGCCATCTGCAACAAGAGGCCACGCCGGTGGCGGACAGCGATGAAATCAGCATCGTGCCGGCGGTGGCGGGAGGCGAAGCATGA
- a CDS encoding DMT family transporter gives MNNSQTATIGRVSPPSDHSSLASHMTELLLLLVILIWGTNYAIIKASLRQFSPLAFNAVRFVLSSALLLLLALRRRLDLRVTLQEAAPIAGLSLLYITLYQIFFIEGIARTTSANSAMILAASPALVVMASHASGSERLRRPAVFGVALAFLGLASVIGGGSHGLEFSGSNVWGDLLTLAAVFCWSAYTVLAQPTFKRFSPLKLTVLSTVFGTAPMLVWSGPALYRQDWLGIDGIGWLGVCYSGIFSIALSYVIWNHSIARLGANKTAIFSNFVPVVAVLTGVLFLGERMTLLQAGGAVCVIAGIVLARRR, from the coding sequence GTGAACAACTCGCAAACGGCGACGATCGGCCGCGTTTCCCCGCCCTCCGATCACTCCAGCCTCGCTTCCCACATGACGGAGCTGCTTCTGCTGCTGGTCATTTTGATTTGGGGAACGAACTATGCGATCATCAAAGCCAGCCTGCGCCAGTTTTCGCCGCTCGCTTTCAATGCCGTGCGCTTTGTGCTTTCCAGCGCCCTGTTGCTTCTGCTGGCACTCCGGCGCCGCCTCGACCTGCGCGTGACGCTGCAGGAGGCCGCGCCGATCGCGGGCTTGAGCCTGCTCTACATCACGCTCTATCAAATTTTCTTCATCGAAGGCATCGCGCGCACGACGTCCGCCAACTCCGCCATGATTCTCGCGGCCTCGCCCGCGCTGGTGGTGATGGCCAGCCACGCCAGCGGCTCGGAACGCCTGCGCCGGCCTGCCGTGTTCGGCGTGGCCCTGGCCTTCCTCGGCTTGGCCAGCGTCATCGGCGGCGGCAGCCACGGCCTGGAATTTTCCGGCAGCAACGTCTGGGGCGATCTGCTCACGCTGGCCGCGGTTTTCTGCTGGTCGGCTTACACCGTGCTGGCGCAACCCACGTTCAAACGCTTCTCGCCGCTCAAGCTCACGGTGTTGTCGACCGTTTTCGGCACCGCGCCGATGCTGGTGTGGAGCGGCCCCGCGCTGTACCGGCAGGATTGGCTGGGCATCGATGGCATCGGCTGGCTGGGCGTGTGCTATTCCGGCATTTTTTCCATTGCGCTTTCCTACGTGATTTGGAATCACAGCATCGCCCGCCTCGGCGCCAACAAGACCGCGATCTTTTCCAATTTCGTGCCGGTGGTAGCAGTGCTCACCGGTGTTTTGTTTCTGGGCGAACGCATGACGCTGCTGCAAGCCGGCGGCGCGGTCTGTGTCATCGCCGGCATTGTGCTGGCACGGCGCCGTTGA
- a CDS encoding M67 family metallopeptidase, with protein sequence MKNEKAVIAADDLAALVKQAEVAFPQECCGLLLGTRAADGWHLARVQAMRNASPTPEQGFEFDAVEQLRAYRTAEAAGWEILGHYHSHPNGRRGPSPTDLQLATERSDHGLWLILAVARGRFLAASLWQLPGEAAAFQRVAMETKPSSGE encoded by the coding sequence ATGAAGAATGAAAAAGCAGTGATCGCTGCGGACGACCTGGCTGCCCTCGTCAAGCAGGCGGAAGTGGCTTTCCCGCAAGAATGCTGCGGCTTGCTGCTCGGCACACGCGCGGCTGACGGCTGGCACCTCGCCCGCGTGCAGGCCATGCGCAACGCCAGTCCCACGCCGGAACAAGGCTTCGAGTTTGACGCCGTCGAACAACTGCGCGCGTATCGCACCGCCGAGGCCGCGGGCTGGGAAATTCTCGGGCATTATCATTCCCACCCCAACGGCCGCCGCGGACCTTCGCCTACGGATTTGCAGCTCGCCACTGAGCGTTCGGATCATGGCCTTTGGCTGATACTAGCGGTTGCGCGCGGACGCTTTCTCGCAGCGAGTTTGTGGCAGTTGCCCGGCGAGGCCGCTGCGTTTCAACGCGTGGCAATGGAAACGAAACCATCATCAGGAGAATAG
- a CDS encoding UDPGP type 1 family protein: MAMTRPPLNFDSLKQAAEAAGQGHLFRHWRQLDAESRLRLLAQVAEIDFPQISGIYTDLILKDRAAPNRLSLEPAEVISLTQQRDHPEECAAMNAAGAELLRRGMVAAVLVAGGQGSRLGFEGPKGIFVFGTPGGKSLFHLHAEKIRATARRFGAAIPWYIMTSEANHVATQEFFQAQAFFGLPPEDVFFFQQGMMPAIDEEGKIILDAPDHIFMNPDGHGGTLAALAKSGALADMRRRGIAQLFYFQVDNVLIKMCDPLFLGYHATAGAEMSAKVCGKRDAHEKIGVIGKQGGRLAVIEYSDMSNADKEMRNPDGTLKYNSGSIAIHVLQVDFVARLVQSGPSLPWHIAHKKIPFLNQAGELINPSQPNGYKFETFIFDALGEARGSVVLEVDRHQEFSPIKNASGVDSPETARRDFYNFYAGWLEQCGVPVPRDGEGNARARIEISPLFALDPAELAQKIRPDFKIGEEVYLR; the protein is encoded by the coding sequence ATGGCGATGACGCGCCCACCATTGAATTTTGATTCTCTCAAGCAGGCAGCCGAGGCTGCCGGGCAAGGCCATCTTTTTCGCCACTGGCGCCAGCTCGACGCAGAGAGCCGCCTGCGGCTGTTGGCGCAAGTCGCAGAAATCGATTTCCCACAAATATCCGGCATCTATACCGACTTGATCCTGAAGGACCGCGCGGCCCCCAATCGCTTGTCTCTCGAACCCGCGGAGGTGATTTCACTCACGCAGCAACGCGACCACCCCGAGGAATGTGCGGCCATGAACGCGGCGGGCGCGGAGCTGTTGCGCCGCGGCATGGTGGCTGCCGTCCTCGTCGCCGGCGGCCAAGGCTCGCGTTTGGGATTCGAAGGCCCCAAGGGGATATTCGTCTTCGGCACCCCGGGCGGCAAGAGCCTTTTTCATTTGCATGCCGAGAAAATCAGGGCCACCGCGCGGCGCTTTGGCGCTGCGATTCCGTGGTACATCATGACCAGTGAAGCCAATCACGTGGCGACGCAGGAATTCTTCCAAGCGCAAGCGTTCTTTGGCCTGCCGCCGGAGGACGTTTTCTTCTTTCAACAAGGCATGATGCCGGCGATTGATGAAGAAGGCAAAATCATTCTCGATGCGCCCGACCACATTTTCATGAATCCCGACGGCCATGGCGGAACCCTGGCCGCGCTCGCCAAAAGCGGCGCGCTGGCGGACATGCGCCGCCGCGGTATTGCGCAGCTCTTCTATTTTCAGGTCGACAATGTTTTGATCAAAATGTGCGATCCGCTTTTTCTCGGGTATCACGCCACCGCCGGCGCGGAGATGAGCGCGAAGGTGTGCGGCAAGCGCGATGCGCACGAAAAGATCGGCGTGATCGGCAAGCAGGGCGGCCGCCTGGCCGTGATCGAGTACAGCGACATGAGCAACGCCGACAAGGAAATGCGCAATCCCGACGGCACGCTCAAGTACAACAGCGGCAGCATTGCGATTCACGTGCTGCAGGTTGATTTCGTCGCACGGCTGGTGCAAAGCGGCCCCTCCCTGCCCTGGCACATCGCGCACAAGAAAATCCCATTCCTCAATCAGGCCGGCGAGCTGATCAATCCCTCCCAGCCCAATGGCTATAAATTCGAAACCTTCATTTTTGACGCGTTGGGTGAGGCGCGGGGCAGTGTGGTGCTGGAAGTGGATCGCCACCAGGAATTCAGTCCGATCAAGAATGCCAGCGGCGTCGATTCTCCGGAAACGGCGCGGCGCGATTTCTACAATTTCTATGCGGGATGGCTGGAACAATGTGGCGTGCCGGTGCCGCGCGACGGTGAGGGGAATGCCCGGGCGAGAATCGAGATCAGCCCGTTGTTTGCGTTGGATCCTGCCGAACTGGCGCAAAAGATTCGGCCGGATTTCAAGATCGGAGAGGAAGTTTACCTGCGTTAA
- a CDS encoding cysteine synthase family protein, with product MSNGFATSARRRNRLPGRAAARSVFALVGNTPLLDLSHYSPRRRVKIFAKAEWQNPGRSIKDRAASRMIRAALRCGRLTRDQILLDSTSGNTGVAYALFGAALQLRVRLVVPENVSRYQKNLLAAYGAEVIWTSASEGSDGAIRVARALLAEAPSRYFYINQYNNPENWRAHFLTTAPELWRQTRGRLTHFIAGLGTSGTFVGTGRRLRQLNPALRLISVQPDSPLHGLEGLKHMPTAIVPAIYDSDLADENLGIATEEAHELVRDVARRHGWLIGLSSGAVLAAARRVAERIEHGVIATIFPDGGHRYLEERFWHEE from the coding sequence ATGTCGAATGGATTCGCAACCTCTGCACGCCGCCGTAATCGTTTGCCGGGGCGCGCCGCCGCGCGTTCCGTCTTTGCCCTGGTGGGCAATACCCCCTTGCTTGATTTGTCGCATTACTCGCCGCGCCGCCGCGTCAAGATCTTTGCGAAGGCGGAATGGCAAAACCCCGGCCGGTCGATCAAAGACCGCGCCGCCAGCCGGATGATACGCGCGGCGCTGCGCTGCGGCCGGCTCACGCGCGATCAGATTCTGTTGGATTCCACCTCGGGCAACACCGGCGTGGCTTATGCTCTCTTCGGCGCGGCGCTGCAATTGCGCGTGCGGCTGGTGGTTCCGGAAAACGTGAGCCGCTATCAGAAAAATTTGCTGGCGGCTTATGGTGCGGAGGTGATCTGGACCAGTGCCAGCGAAGGCTCGGACGGCGCTATTCGTGTCGCGCGCGCCCTGCTGGCAGAAGCACCGTCGCGCTATTTCTACATCAACCAATACAACAATCCGGAGAACTGGCGGGCTCATTTTCTCACCACCGCGCCCGAACTCTGGCGGCAAACCCGCGGCCGCCTCACCCACTTCATCGCCGGCTTGGGCACGAGCGGCACGTTCGTCGGCACCGGCCGCCGCTTGCGGCAATTGAACCCCGCGCTGCGCCTGATCTCGGTGCAGCCGGATTCGCCGCTGCACGGTTTGGAAGGTTTGAAGCACATGCCCACCGCGATCGTGCCCGCGATTTATGATTCCGATCTCGCTGATGAAAACCTCGGCATCGCCACCGAGGAGGCGCATGAATTGGTGCGGGATGTGGCGCGGCGCCACGGCTGGCTCATTGGCCTCTCCAGCGGCGCGGTCCTGGCAGCCGCCCGCCGCGTTGCAGAAAGAATCGAACACGGCGTCATCGCCACCATCTTTCCGGACGGCGGTCACCGTTATCTCGAGGAGCGCTTTTGGCATGAAGAATGA
- a CDS encoding alpha/beta hydrolase, with protein MSLQTRVIRLIVRLYRFMALRPGRTIADQRAALEKFATRFQAQPALTYQRVFADGVPAEWIVPAARDSVAVVLFLHGGGYNLGSLATHRELASRLAQACRCRVLAVAYRLAPEHLFPAALEDAMRAYCWLLAEGVRPEQIALAGDSAGGGLALAALVSLRYHGEPLPAAAVCLSPWVDLELTGHSMIAKARQDPVLTREVLQEWARNYLGGKGPRTPLASPLYADLSGLPPLLIQVGSEEVLHDDAVRLAERAQAAGVPVELEVSAEMMHGWHFFAGKLPEAQRAIARLAAFIRMRCRENDMPASAQRA; from the coding sequence ATGAGTCTGCAAACCAGAGTCATCAGGTTGATCGTGCGGTTGTATCGTTTCATGGCGTTGCGGCCGGGCCGCACGATTGCCGACCAGCGCGCGGCCCTGGAGAAGTTCGCCACGCGGTTTCAGGCGCAGCCCGCCCTGACCTATCAGCGCGTTTTCGCGGATGGTGTGCCGGCGGAGTGGATCGTCCCTGCTGCGCGCGACAGCGTGGCGGTTGTGCTCTTCTTGCACGGCGGCGGCTACAACCTCGGCTCGCTCGCCACACATCGCGAGTTGGCCTCACGTCTTGCCCAAGCCTGCCGTTGCCGCGTGCTCGCGGTGGCCTATCGCCTCGCGCCCGAGCATTTGTTTCCCGCGGCATTGGAAGATGCCATGCGGGCTTATTGCTGGCTGCTTGCCGAGGGCGTGCGGCCGGAGCAAATCGCGCTGGCGGGCGATTCTGCCGGCGGCGGCCTCGCCCTCGCTGCGCTCGTTTCCTTGCGCTATCATGGCGAGCCGCTGCCGGCCGCGGCCGTGTGTCTGTCACCCTGGGTCGATTTGGAATTGACCGGCCATTCGATGATTGCCAAGGCCAGGCAGGATCCGGTGTTGACGCGCGAGGTGTTGCAGGAGTGGGCGCGAAATTACCTCGGCGGCAAAGGCCCGCGCACACCGCTGGCCTCGCCGCTGTATGCGGATTTGTCCGGTTTACCGCCGTTGTTGATTCAGGTGGGTTCCGAAGAAGTTTTGCACGATGATGCGGTGCGCCTGGCCGAGCGGGCGCAGGCTGCCGGCGTGCCGGTTGAGCTGGAGGTCAGCGCGGAGATGATGCACGGCTGGCATTTCTTTGCCGGCAAATTGCCGGAGGCGCAACGGGCGATTGCACGCCTGGCTGCCTTCATTCGCATGCGCTGCCGGGAAAACGACATGCCCGCTTCAGCCCAACGCGCTTGA